The nucleotide window ATTTGGGGCAATGTAAACACAATAAATTTTGTCATCGGTTACATAACTGTGTTTCCATTGTATTTCAGGCCCCATTTTTCTTAGAACTTCACAAGAAGCATTCGAAATTTCTTTTAATTGTTCTGGTGTTAAATTCCCCGCGTTGGGAATTTCTCTTTCAATAACATACTTTGGCATAGTAATTAGATTAAAAAAGTTAGAATAAAATAATTATAGAAAATCTCTTTTTGAATCCGCTTTAGTAAACAACAAAAGGAATGAAAGAGATTAATGCTGAAAGGGGCAGTTACATCAATTGTTTTTTAAATTTAAAATTTAAAAAAAACACTAAACAGTCAAAATCGGCTAATACAGTAACCTATATAAGCCGATTTCTTAACAAACACAAATTTTATAATTCGGAACGCTTACAAATAGATATTTAAACTAACTGGTTCTCTATTTCACCCCAAATTATATGTTGTATTTCAACATTAAAGTTACAACAAATACATATAAAAAACTCAGACTTAACAAAGTTATAACATTGAAAATCAACAATAAAAAAAGGAGAAAACCTATGAAAGCTTTCTCCTTTTTCTAAAATTAACTATTTGTTGTTATTCATTTGAAGTTGCAAATGCATCTTGTCTCCAATTTTTAATTTTTGCAACTTGGTTATTGGAGAAATCTACTTCAGCAAGGCTATTTTTTCCGTCTTTTTGAGACCAGAAAAACCATTTGCCAGTTTTTACTCCCGCTGTATATTCTCCTGAGGCAATCTTGTCTCCTGATTCATTGTAAGAAACCCATAGTCCTTCCAATTTACCATTTTCAAAATAACCTTCTTGTTGTACCTGTCCATTTTCATAAAAATAGGTAGCTTTAATTTTTTTTCCAAATGGTTCTAAAACAGGTTTCGCATCTTGAGCAAAAACAACCCCTGAGAATAATAACGCCACTAAGATTCCAAGCTTTTTCATATCGTTAGTTTTTAATTGTTTATATCTTTTTTATCAAAATTAGAGACAATTTTTACATTAAAAAAACATTTTGGTAACAATTTCGTAACACAAACGAAAACTTAACATTGGGAATCAAAAAAACGAGCATTTTTCAATCTTAACATATTGATTTTCAATAGTTAAAATACAAAAAATCAGTAATTTGCAATTTATCTGAAATTATTAATTATCATTTTTGAAAAAAATAAAAATGCAAAACGCAAAAAATTGACTTTCACATTCTAAAATTCATAATTAGTCCTAAATTTGCACTCGCGCTAAAAAGAGCAAAAAAACTAAATTTTATATCATGTACAGAAGTCATAATTGTGGCGAATTGAACGCCTCACATATCAATACAGAAGTTACACTTGCCGGATGGGTTCAAAAATCAAGGGATAAAGGATTTATGAATTGGGTTGATTTACGAGACCGTTACGGAATTACACAATTGATTTTTGACGAAAGCCGTACTGTAAAAGAAGTTTTTGAAGCTGCCAAAACATTGGGACGCGAGTATGTGATTCAGGTAAAAGGAACTGTTATTGAGCGTGAAGCCAAAAACAAAAACATTCCGACCGGAGAAATCGAGATCTTAGTTTCGGAACTGAACATTTTAAACGCAGCTTTGACGCCTCCGTTTACTATCGAAGATGAAACTGATGGTGGCGAAGACATCCGAATGAAATACCGTTACCTAGACATTCGAAGAAATCCTGTAAAAAACAGCCTTCTTTTCCGTCATAAAGTGGCAATGGAAGTGCGAAAATACCTTTCGGATTTAGATTTCTGCGAAGTGGAAACACCATACTTAATCAAATCAACTCCCGAAGGAGCAAGAGATTTCGTTGTGCCTTCCCGTATGAACGAAGGACAATTCTATGCTTTGCCACAATCGCCGCAAACTTTTAAGCAATTATTGATGGTTG belongs to Flavobacterium aquiphilum and includes:
- a CDS encoding DUF4242 domain-containing protein, which encodes MPKYVIEREIPNAGNLTPEQLKEISNASCEVLRKMGPEIQWKHSYVTDDKIYCVYIAPNEEMIREHADKGGFPANKISLVSEIIDPVTAE
- a CDS encoding toxin-antitoxin system YwqK family antitoxin, which produces MKKLGILVALLFSGVVFAQDAKPVLEPFGKKIKATYFYENGQVQQEGYFENGKLEGLWVSYNESGDKIASGEYTAGVKTGKWFFWSQKDGKNSLAEVDFSNNQVAKIKNWRQDAFATSNE